From Thermoflavifilum aggregans, a single genomic window includes:
- a CDS encoding SusD/RagB family nutrient-binding outer membrane lipoprotein yields the protein MKLQNYSSHLTLTLLCAGLFFSSCTKNFDSINTNPEDVVTVSTESLFARACLGATNGPGADFQQYYDVYRDVNPWMELWVNNGGNPAAFNEVGANFNYRYGIYYGSVGNYLADIIHKINTMPDAEKAKYQNELAIAQILNVYYAWYVSDINGDIPYTQAFQLRYGGTDQPKYDYQDSLFAIWDSELKQAVSMLKSGNSAQQATYGNYDLFYYGDVNKWIKAGTSLRLKIAMRLMKRDPNTLTSIANEVIASGDLMSSNDDNWIFYARNGSTGPGGNWDPTGFVAPKPMVDFMWNTSDPRIGLFFQKNDYDSLTFVALQQQGKISPDSSWNPRQYVGMFCSPDAIKTPLGRRLIFRDTLKQGGNNILLDTLSLIQYRLFQAEYPDRNGNVGQGNTPFVILTYPDVCLMRAELAARGLTTENPAQWYNEGVKASIEMYDHLASMAKIFNYSNVAVTQQAINNYLNNPVIQYNPAKGIKQICVQEFINYFKQFNEAWALWKRTGYPDTSTDLIREPLLSGGQYLEIPRRAVFNNVISGAPNYDNVQAALQHMSSDPDWGSGPADVYGRVWWDKK from the coding sequence ATGAAACTGCAAAATTATTCTTCGCATCTTACGCTTACTTTGCTTTGTGCCGGTTTGTTCTTTTCATCCTGTACAAAAAATTTTGACAGCATCAATACCAATCCTGAAGATGTGGTTACGGTATCTACCGAATCATTGTTTGCCCGTGCATGCCTGGGCGCAACCAATGGTCCTGGGGCCGACTTTCAGCAATATTATGATGTCTATCGGGATGTAAACCCCTGGATGGAATTATGGGTAAACAATGGTGGAAATCCTGCAGCTTTCAATGAAGTGGGAGCCAACTTTAATTATCGCTATGGTATATACTACGGAAGTGTTGGGAATTATCTAGCCGATATTATTCATAAAATCAACACCATGCCGGATGCCGAAAAGGCAAAATATCAGAATGAGTTGGCAATAGCACAGATTCTGAATGTGTATTATGCCTGGTATGTTTCAGACATCAACGGCGATATCCCATATACACAGGCATTTCAGTTGCGTTACGGTGGTACGGATCAACCGAAATATGATTATCAGGATTCGCTCTTTGCCATATGGGACAGCGAGTTGAAGCAGGCGGTAAGTATGCTGAAATCCGGAAATAGTGCCCAACAGGCCACGTATGGTAATTATGATTTGTTTTATTATGGTGATGTAAACAAATGGATAAAAGCCGGAACGAGTTTAAGGTTGAAAATTGCCATGCGCCTGATGAAACGTGATCCCAATACACTGACCTCTATAGCAAATGAAGTGATAGCAAGTGGTGATCTGATGAGCAGCAACGATGATAACTGGATATTTTATGCCAGAAACGGATCAACCGGGCCTGGCGGGAACTGGGATCCTACTGGCTTTGTAGCGCCCAAGCCTATGGTAGATTTTATGTGGAATACTTCTGATCCAAGAATAGGTTTGTTTTTCCAGAAGAACGATTATGATTCTCTTACCTTTGTTGCTCTGCAACAGCAGGGAAAAATCAGTCCTGACTCCAGCTGGAACCCGCGCCAGTATGTCGGCATGTTTTGCAGCCCGGACGCCATCAAAACCCCTCTGGGCAGACGACTGATTTTCCGGGATACTCTCAAACAGGGCGGCAATAATATCTTGCTGGATACTCTTTCACTGATTCAATACAGGTTGTTTCAGGCTGAATATCCTGATCGGAATGGCAATGTAGGCCAGGGCAATACGCCTTTTGTAATTCTCACCTATCCAGATGTTTGCCTGATGAGAGCCGAACTGGCAGCCAGAGGCTTAACCACGGAAAATCCTGCACAATGGTATAATGAAGGTGTTAAAGCTTCTATCGAAATGTATGATCATCTGGCATCAATGGCTAAGATTTTCAACTACAGCAATGTTGCAGTTACCCAGCAGGCCATTAATAACTATTTAAATAATCCTGTCATTCAATATAATCCTGCAAAAGGCATTAAACAAATCTGTGTACAGGAATTCATCAATTATTTCAAACAATTCAATGAAGCATGGGCACTTTGGAAAAGAACAGGTTATCCGGATACCTCAACAGACCTCATCCGGGAACCATTGTTAAGCGGCGGACAATATCTGGAAATACCCAGAAGAGCAGTGTTTAATAATGTTATTTCTGGTGCACCCAATTATGATAATGTACAGGCTGCCCTGCAACACATGTCATCTGATCCAGACTGGGGCAGTGGTCCCGCTGATGTGTACGGCCGGGTATGGTGGGATAAAAAATAG
- a CDS encoding redoxin domain-containing protein, with product MITLLLSVVFCLQAKGQRLSERIFIPDHLILHTLSGEKISISQIIKDNKFDLFIFLSPECPLCQNYSLTLNDLYLQFQHNPIVWIGIIPGKGFSRQQMLDFVSRFHIRFPVYVDTDMQLTHLLGATITPQVILLNRQGEQIYNGAIDNWAVSLGQQRTVITAHYLQDAINSCLKGLPLTITHTQPIGCYINDF from the coding sequence ATGATCACACTTTTGCTTTCGGTAGTTTTTTGCCTGCAGGCAAAAGGGCAGCGGCTATCTGAAAGGATCTTTATACCGGATCATTTGATTTTACATACCTTATCCGGAGAAAAAATTTCCATAAGCCAGATCATCAAGGATAATAAATTTGATTTGTTTATTTTCCTTTCGCCGGAATGCCCTTTATGCCAGAATTATAGCCTGACTTTAAACGATCTATATCTGCAGTTTCAGCATAATCCGATTGTCTGGATAGGCATCATACCCGGGAAAGGATTCAGCAGGCAGCAGATGCTGGATTTCGTCAGCCGGTTTCACATTCGTTTTCCAGTGTATGTAGATACCGATATGCAGCTGACACATCTGCTGGGAGCTACCATCACTCCTCAGGTAATTTTGCTAAACCGGCAAGGTGAGCAAATATATAACGGAGCTATTGATAACTGGGCTGTGAGCCTGGGACAGCAACGTACGGTTATTACCGCCCACTACCTGCAGGACGCAATAAACAGCTGTCTCAAAGGACTTCCGTTAACCATCACGCATACCCAACCTATTGGATGTTATATCAATGATTTCTAA
- a CDS encoding VCBS repeat-containing protein has product MQYRFYHIFICLLSILSACSHPSRKTLFKLLPASLTGVDFRNDLHEDSLHNILEYEYFYNGGGVAIGDLNNDGLPDIYFTSNRGPDKLYLNEGHMHFRDITKEAGVEGRTGGWKTGVTMVDVNGDGLLDIYVCYSGNVDGKMRENQLFINQGIDKNGLPHFREEASQYGLADSGYSTQAIFFDMDHDGDLDCLVLNHNIKTFTIQQLLQERNQVDPNAGNHLYENVNGHYIDLTAKEGIVSNPIGFGLGVAVSDVNGDGWDDIYVSNDYNEKDYLYINDGTGKHFHDEILSRLAHMSYYSMGCDIADVNNDGFPDILTLDMLPPDNKRQKLLYTPDNRALHRWMVQNGFGEQIMRNMLQLNNGDGTFTETGQLAGISNTDWSWSPLIADFDNDGWKDIFITNGYKRDNTNMDYQVFRNDYILNQLLNRKRINNLDLLQKMPSTPLHNYIFRNNHHLQFIDESSSWGFMQYGFSNGAAYADLDNDGDLDLVVNNVDTTAFIYQNMTTEYLHRHFLAIHLDGNPPNRFGLGAKILAYADGQLQYFEQMPTRGFQSSITEVIHIGLGKHKKVDSLRVIWPGGATQVLQNIAADETITLHEANAKERYAPAASAANPVFTPLMPPVPFADITYVFDDFSRQPLLYQAYSNCTPAMAIADINKDGLPDLFLGGAEGRPAMIYLQQPDGNFTPAQEPALAGDTHATDVASAFFDANGDGFPDLYVACGGYGNYAPNDAALQDKFYLNDGHGHFIYDRTALPVMHDSKSCVAVADINHDGRPDLFVGGRLVPGAYPMIPKSYVLINDGRGHFKDETDQSAPDLRHIGMVTDAAWVDINRDGWPDLVVVGEWMPISVFINHHGKLFNETNRYFPHAYTGLWNCLFVGDINHDGRPDILVGNLGLNTQLHASDANPLLMVYADFDHNGTMDPILCNPVQHVSYPFPTRDELLLQIPSLRKKFPDYASYANATLSDIFTPTQLKEADTLSANTVETMCFLNDGKKFIPVDLPIQAQFSPVYRIVPVTDHKTGNTDLLLLGNQTEMALRLGRCDANEGVFLKNDGKGHFTYVPSYQSGLHVHGNIRAAEWIKAGQQQILLIGAYRMPLQAYQLNE; this is encoded by the coding sequence ATGCAGTACAGGTTTTATCATATTTTCATCTGCTTATTATCCATTCTTTCCGCATGCAGCCATCCATCAAGAAAAACTTTATTTAAGTTATTGCCCGCTTCCTTAACCGGTGTAGATTTCCGGAATGATCTGCATGAGGATAGCCTGCACAATATTCTGGAATATGAATACTTTTATAATGGAGGAGGGGTGGCAATCGGTGATCTGAACAATGATGGCCTTCCGGATATTTATTTCACATCCAACAGGGGCCCTGACAAGCTGTACCTGAATGAAGGGCATATGCATTTCAGGGATATTACAAAGGAAGCCGGTGTGGAAGGAAGAACGGGCGGATGGAAGACTGGTGTAACAATGGTTGATGTAAACGGAGATGGATTGCTGGATATATATGTTTGCTATTCAGGAAATGTGGATGGAAAGATGCGTGAGAATCAGTTATTTATCAATCAGGGTATTGATAAAAACGGATTGCCCCATTTCAGGGAAGAAGCCAGTCAGTATGGGTTGGCTGATTCAGGATATAGTACACAGGCCATTTTTTTTGATATGGATCATGACGGAGATCTGGATTGCCTAGTACTGAATCATAATATTAAAACATTTACAATTCAGCAGTTATTGCAGGAGAGAAATCAGGTGGATCCTAATGCAGGCAATCACCTATACGAAAATGTAAACGGTCATTATATAGATCTAACAGCCAAGGAGGGGATTGTGAGCAATCCTATTGGTTTTGGTCTGGGTGTGGCTGTATCTGATGTAAATGGCGACGGATGGGATGATATATATGTTTCAAATGATTACAACGAGAAGGATTATCTCTACATTAATGATGGTACAGGCAAACATTTCCATGATGAGATCCTGTCCAGGCTCGCTCATATGTCGTATTATTCCATGGGATGTGATATTGCAGATGTGAATAATGATGGCTTTCCGGATATCCTTACACTGGATATGCTGCCACCGGATAATAAACGACAGAAACTTTTATATACCCCTGATAACAGGGCGTTGCATAGATGGATGGTGCAAAACGGGTTCGGTGAACAGATTATGCGCAATATGCTGCAGCTCAACAATGGAGATGGTACATTCACTGAAACAGGACAACTGGCAGGTATCAGCAATACTGACTGGAGCTGGAGCCCGCTGATTGCTGATTTTGATAATGATGGCTGGAAAGATATTTTTATTACAAACGGATATAAAAGGGATAATACCAACATGGATTATCAGGTTTTCAGAAACGATTATATCCTGAATCAGCTACTCAACAGAAAAAGAATAAATAATCTGGACTTATTGCAAAAAATGCCTTCCACACCTTTGCATAATTATATCTTTCGGAATAATCATCATTTACAGTTCATTGATGAGTCATCTTCCTGGGGATTCATGCAGTATGGTTTTTCAAACGGGGCAGCTTATGCTGATCTGGATAATGATGGCGATCTTGATCTGGTAGTAAACAACGTGGATACCACTGCCTTTATTTATCAGAATATGACCACTGAGTATTTACATCGGCATTTTCTGGCCATTCATCTTGACGGTAACCCTCCAAACCGTTTTGGATTGGGTGCGAAAATATTAGCTTATGCAGATGGCCAGCTGCAATATTTTGAGCAAATGCCTACAAGAGGCTTTCAGTCTTCTATTACGGAAGTAATCCACATAGGGCTCGGTAAGCATAAAAAAGTTGACAGTCTTCGGGTTATCTGGCCTGGTGGCGCTACTCAGGTTTTGCAGAATATTGCTGCTGATGAAACCATCACCCTGCATGAGGCGAATGCAAAAGAAAGATATGCTCCTGCTGCTTCCGCTGCAAATCCTGTCTTTACGCCCCTGATGCCACCCGTTCCGTTTGCTGATATCACTTATGTTTTTGATGATTTCAGCAGGCAGCCTCTTTTGTATCAGGCTTACTCAAACTGTACCCCTGCCATGGCTATAGCCGATATTAATAAGGATGGTCTGCCCGATTTATTCTTGGGAGGTGCAGAAGGGAGACCGGCAATGATTTACCTGCAGCAACCAGATGGTAATTTTACACCCGCTCAAGAACCTGCACTTGCCGGTGATACACATGCAACAGATGTGGCTTCGGCTTTCTTTGATGCCAATGGAGACGGCTTTCCTGATCTGTATGTGGCCTGTGGCGGATATGGGAATTATGCACCCAATGATGCCGCTTTGCAGGATAAATTCTATTTGAATGACGGACATGGACATTTTATATATGACAGGACAGCATTGCCCGTTATGCATGATAGCAAATCATGCGTTGCTGTTGCGGATATAAATCATGATGGACGCCCCGATCTGTTTGTGGGAGGCCGTTTGGTGCCTGGCGCCTATCCGATGATCCCTAAGAGTTATGTATTAATAAATGATGGCAGGGGACATTTTAAGGATGAGACTGATCAATCAGCTCCTGATTTGCGACATATAGGTATGGTAACAGATGCCGCCTGGGTGGATATCAACCGGGATGGATGGCCTGATTTGGTAGTAGTGGGCGAATGGATGCCGATTTCTGTTTTTATCAATCATCATGGAAAGTTGTTCAATGAAACAAACAGGTATTTTCCGCATGCTTATACAGGCTTATGGAATTGTTTGTTTGTAGGAGATATTAATCACGACGGTCGTCCGGATATTCTTGTAGGTAATCTGGGATTGAATACCCAGTTACACGCCAGTGATGCAAATCCGTTGCTGATGGTATATGCTGATTTCGATCACAACGGCACTATGGATCCGATTCTGTGCAATCCGGTTCAGCATGTGAGCTATCCTTTCCCCACTCGCGATGAATTGCTGTTGCAAATACCTTCACTGAGAAAAAAGTTTCCAGATTATGCCTCCTATGCAAATGCTACATTATCTGATATTTTTACACCCACTCAACTAAAAGAAGCCGATACATTATCGGCCAACACGGTCGAAACAATGTGTTTCCTGAATGATGGCAAAAAATTTATTCCTGTTGATCTTCCCATTCAGGCGCAGTTTTCGCCTGTTTACCGGATTGTTCCTGTGACGGACCACAAAACGGGCAATACAGATTTGTTATTGCTCGGTAATCAGACGGAAATGGCTTTGAGGCTGGGTCGCTGCGATGCTAATGAGGGAGTATTTTTGAAAAACGATGGCAAAGGTCATTTTACCTACGTACCATCCTATCAATCCGGACTGCATGTACATGGCAATATCAGGGCGGCGGAGTGGATAAAGGCAGGCCAGCAACAGATTTTGCTGATCGGTGCCTACCGTATGCCACTGCAGGCCTATCAGTTGAATGAATAA
- a CDS encoding c-type cytochrome has translation MERYLFLFLLILFAGIEAYAQDITFYKNIAPIIYTHCTSCHHPGENTPFSLISYTDVAKRADFIWQVINSRYMPPWKADTSYRHFCHERVLTDREIQLIRQWIDAGKPAGESDSVIEKRFLTKFINHTMYDRPPDLTIHMAYPYEIKGDNRERFVFVKIPFETDTSGNVEAIEFTANNLRYIHHVNYAIYPAVEGADIHEGGEPATLDEDGPQAFRQFEPYLKGNTQMIYYGGWIPGTTYTYFPRDIGFILPRKGVVILTFHFGPSPVDTILTASLHFFFKKTPIQRKIETISIGSGGIGNIMPPLLILPNQIDTFEVTAQTTKDISLLYVWPHMHLLGKSFKAFAVTPAQDTIPLIYIPHWDFSWQDLYRFTHLVYLPKGSTVHVIGVYDNTDQNPRNPFHPPQMIFGDNNELMKTTDEMLTLILLYVDYQPHDEQLSICDE, from the coding sequence ATGGAAAGATATTTGTTCCTTTTTCTTCTCATTTTGTTTGCAGGCATTGAAGCGTACGCACAGGACATTACATTTTACAAGAATATAGCTCCTATTATTTATACCCATTGCACTTCTTGTCATCATCCAGGAGAGAATACACCTTTTTCACTTATCAGCTACACAGATGTTGCAAAACGAGCTGATTTCATCTGGCAAGTGATTAACAGCCGATATATGCCCCCATGGAAAGCCGATACATCCTATCGGCATTTTTGCCATGAACGAGTACTCACTGACCGGGAGATACAGCTCATCAGGCAATGGATCGATGCAGGAAAACCGGCAGGAGAAAGTGATTCCGTGATTGAAAAAAGGTTTTTAACGAAGTTTATCAATCACACGATGTATGATCGCCCCCCTGATCTGACCATACACATGGCATATCCGTATGAGATAAAAGGAGACAACAGAGAACGCTTTGTATTTGTAAAAATTCCTTTTGAAACAGATACATCAGGTAATGTGGAAGCTATTGAATTCACAGCCAATAACCTCAGATATATTCATCATGTGAATTATGCGATATATCCTGCTGTGGAAGGAGCTGACATTCATGAAGGCGGTGAGCCTGCTACACTGGATGAAGACGGACCTCAGGCATTCCGCCAATTTGAGCCATATCTGAAAGGAAATACACAAATGATTTATTATGGCGGATGGATACCGGGAACCACATACACTTATTTCCCGCGGGATATCGGATTTATACTGCCCAGGAAAGGTGTAGTGATTCTTACCTTTCATTTTGGTCCGAGCCCTGTGGATACAATACTAACTGCATCTCTGCACTTCTTTTTCAAAAAAACACCTATACAAAGAAAAATTGAGACCATCAGCATCGGATCGGGTGGTATAGGAAATATCATGCCTCCGTTGTTGATTTTGCCGAACCAGATAGATACGTTTGAAGTTACTGCACAAACCACTAAAGATATTTCTCTCTTATATGTATGGCCACACATGCATCTGCTTGGAAAATCATTTAAAGCATTTGCCGTTACGCCTGCGCAGGATACCATTCCCCTTATTTATATTCCACATTGGGATTTTAGCTGGCAGGATCTTTATCGGTTTACACATCTGGTTTATCTGCCCAAAGGAAGTACGGTGCATGTGATTGGCGTATACGACAATACAGATCAGAATCCGCGCAATCCTTTTCATCCCCCTCAGATGATCTTCGGAGACAATAATGAACTCATGAAAACAACGGATGAAATGTTGACCCTGATTTTATTGTATGTGGATTATCAGCCACATGATGAACAACTATCCATCTGCGATGAATGA
- a CDS encoding SusC/RagA family TonB-linked outer membrane protein translates to MQTKACLLLMVCIAGLHLATFAQQQVSGVVIGENNNPVPYASVRISGTNRGTTTDENGNFILNVKPGDTLLITSLGYQQQKFPVQDNTRNIRVVLSSTARGLNEVVVTGLGVKREEKKLGYAVTQVSGEDVQRANVVDPTTALQGKVAGVFINTGTGGPTSSNRIIIRGNTSLDPNNQPLVVVDGVIVDDQPTGAGQWGSSQDFGNQLKDINPDDIASISILKGAAASAQWGSRATHGVILITTKKGRSDKKIGVTVSHTEQWSQVFKFPDYQNEFGAGWTFGLDSFITDPNTNRQQIDPSWGYWSFGPKMNGQTVEDMDGHLQKFSPNNPKDAYQTGRFVNTNVAIDGGNEQTTFRLSFSNQHNQGIAYGNTFTRNNINLNATQKLGKIVDINANVNFVRSDALNPARDGGNDNLLFMLSYAVPRTYDINYYKTHFIDSVNGGRNKVDDNYYGLTGYWFNLYKNNAEQKEDNLRSSLEMTVHATPWLDFHLNGYANNFYTTYTNKQLGQDANFSGGYYEISKGTHDNYRLVGQAELHRAFRDWDADLILGTETYSDKSQALDSRTDGGLIIPGKFTLSNSINRPQSSEAYSNYKLNSAYAFLTLGWKSQLYIDLTARNDWSSALTYPDGHGNNSYLYPSVSGSWIFSQTFHLPQYITFGKLRASYAQVGRDIDPYFSSTGLTYHFSQNYQDYQGNNIPIYEFNGNNLGNLNIKPEIMTAVEVGLNMQFLQNRLGFDVSYYKDNTRNQVLSLQVAQETGVSNRTINAGNIQNAGVELLITAKPVESRNFSWNLSVNYTHNENKIISLAPGVNLYVLEYGQGVDVESVAIPGQEYGTIYTKYDYAKYQALDDKGNPVADPNNGKKVLYPTTDYLGNPAARFRRTNDYQGQGYVKIGTSQPKFYYGFMNDFRYKNFSLHIALDGRVGGNIVSATYDYGYAFGNWKTTLFGRDKAHGGVERKTFDAAGNVTGIYYDGIIPDGVFQQGSKVTDPQGNQHDVTGMSYQEVVDKGWIQPISALYYYYSLGSWSAGIRTTGLAKNDWLALREISIGYELPSYLANKLKLNSLRLILVGRNLGYLINKLPAHINPEGMYNSNAGNAFEYGGLPFVRNFGFTIQAGL, encoded by the coding sequence ATGCAAACAAAAGCATGTTTACTCTTGATGGTATGCATAGCTGGCTTACACCTTGCAACCTTTGCGCAGCAACAGGTGAGCGGGGTCGTAATCGGTGAAAACAATAACCCTGTACCGTATGCCAGTGTGCGCATTTCAGGAACCAACCGAGGTACCACTACCGATGAAAACGGAAACTTTATTCTGAATGTAAAACCAGGTGATACGCTCCTGATTACCAGTTTGGGATATCAGCAGCAGAAGTTCCCCGTTCAGGATAACACCAGGAATATCCGTGTGGTATTATCTTCCACAGCAAGAGGGCTGAACGAAGTAGTTGTTACCGGTTTGGGTGTGAAAAGGGAAGAAAAGAAACTGGGGTATGCAGTGACCCAGGTATCAGGAGAAGATGTGCAGCGGGCTAATGTGGTAGATCCAACAACGGCTCTGCAGGGTAAGGTGGCAGGTGTATTTATCAATACAGGAACGGGTGGGCCTACATCCAGCAACCGCATCATTATCCGGGGCAATACTTCATTGGACCCCAATAACCAGCCCCTTGTTGTGGTAGATGGGGTAATTGTCGATGATCAACCCACCGGCGCCGGCCAATGGGGAAGTTCACAGGATTTTGGAAATCAGTTAAAAGATATTAATCCTGATGATATTGCATCCATCAGCATCCTGAAAGGAGCGGCTGCTTCAGCCCAATGGGGATCAAGGGCCACGCATGGCGTTATTCTCATTACCACCAAAAAAGGCAGATCGGATAAAAAGATTGGCGTAACTGTTTCACACACCGAGCAATGGAGCCAGGTATTTAAGTTTCCTGACTATCAAAATGAATTTGGTGCGGGATGGACTTTCGGATTGGATTCATTCATCACAGATCCCAACACCAATCGCCAGCAGATTGATCCCAGCTGGGGTTACTGGAGTTTTGGTCCGAAAATGAACGGACAAACAGTAGAAGATATGGATGGCCATCTCCAGAAGTTTTCACCGAATAATCCGAAAGATGCTTATCAAACAGGCAGATTTGTCAATACCAATGTTGCCATTGATGGCGGAAATGAACAAACTACCTTTCGGTTGTCTTTTTCCAATCAGCATAACCAGGGTATTGCATACGGAAACACGTTTACAAGAAACAATATTAATCTCAATGCTACACAAAAGTTGGGTAAAATTGTAGACATCAACGCCAATGTGAACTTTGTTAGAAGTGATGCATTGAACCCTGCACGCGATGGCGGAAATGACAATCTTTTGTTTATGTTGTCATATGCCGTTCCCCGCACTTATGATATTAATTATTACAAAACCCATTTCATAGATTCTGTCAATGGTGGTAGAAATAAAGTGGATGATAATTATTACGGCCTAACAGGATATTGGTTTAATCTGTACAAAAACAATGCAGAACAGAAAGAAGATAATCTTCGTTCTTCACTGGAAATGACTGTGCATGCCACCCCCTGGCTTGACTTTCATCTGAACGGCTATGCGAATAACTTCTATACTACCTATACCAACAAACAACTCGGACAGGATGCCAATTTCTCGGGCGGCTATTATGAAATTAGCAAAGGCACGCACGATAATTACCGCCTGGTGGGTCAGGCCGAATTGCACCGGGCTTTCAGGGATTGGGATGCTGATCTGATTCTGGGCACAGAAACCTACAGTGACAAATCGCAGGCACTCGATTCCAGGACAGACGGAGGTTTGATTATCCCGGGTAAATTTACCCTTTCCAATTCGATAAACAGACCTCAATCTTCTGAAGCTTATTCCAACTATAAATTAAATTCTGCATATGCTTTCCTGACCCTGGGCTGGAAATCACAATTGTATATTGATCTAACAGCACGCAACGATTGGTCGTCCGCATTAACCTATCCTGATGGACATGGCAATAACAGTTATTTGTATCCATCTGTCAGCGGATCATGGATTTTTTCACAAACCTTCCATCTGCCACAATACATTACATTTGGGAAGTTAAGAGCATCGTATGCCCAAGTGGGACGTGATATTGATCCTTACTTCAGCTCAACTGGGCTGACCTATCATTTTTCACAAAATTATCAGGATTATCAGGGAAATAATATTCCCATCTATGAATTTAACGGTAATAACCTAGGTAACCTGAATATCAAACCCGAAATCATGACTGCTGTTGAGGTAGGCCTAAATATGCAATTCCTGCAAAACAGACTGGGTTTTGATGTGAGTTATTATAAAGACAATACAAGAAATCAGGTGTTATCCCTTCAGGTGGCTCAGGAAACAGGTGTATCCAATCGTACTATCAACGCCGGCAACATTCAGAATGCAGGGGTAGAATTGTTGATTACCGCAAAGCCTGTTGAATCCAGAAACTTTTCCTGGAATCTGAGTGTGAATTATACCCACAATGAGAATAAAATTATTTCTCTGGCTCCGGGTGTCAATTTGTATGTACTTGAGTATGGGCAGGGTGTGGACGTGGAATCCGTAGCTATTCCCGGACAGGAATATGGTACGATTTATACCAAGTATGACTATGCCAAATATCAGGCTCTGGATGATAAGGGAAATCCTGTTGCTGATCCGAATAATGGAAAAAAGGTATTGTACCCCACAACGGATTATTTGGGAAATCCGGCCGCACGCTTCAGAAGAACAAACGATTATCAAGGGCAGGGTTATGTGAAGATTGGTACATCACAACCCAAGTTTTATTATGGATTTATGAATGATTTCAGGTACAAAAACTTCAGTTTACACATTGCACTTGATGGACGTGTGGGTGGAAATATTGTTTCTGCTACGTATGATTATGGATATGCTTTTGGTAACTGGAAGACCACACTCTTTGGAAGGGACAAAGCACATGGAGGTGTGGAAAGAAAAACATTTGATGCTGCGGGAAATGTAACAGGTATTTACTACGATGGAATTATTCCTGATGGAGTTTTTCAGCAAGGGAGTAAGGTTACAGATCCCCAAGGCAATCAACATGACGTTACAGGCATGAGCTATCAGGAGGTAGTAGATAAAGGATGGATTCAGCCGATCAGTGCATTGTATTATTATTACAGCCTGGGCAGCTGGTCTGCAGGAATCCGTACCACCGGCCTTGCCAAAAACGATTGGCTTGCTTTGAGGGAAATATCCATTGGCTATGAGTTGCCTTCCTACCTTGCAAATAAATTGAAACTGAACAGCCTTCGGTTGATTCTGGTGGGTCGTAACCTAGGATACCTCATCAACAAGTTGCCTGCCCATATCAATCCTGAAGGAATGTACAACAGCAATGCAGGTAACGCATTTGAATATGGCGGACTTCCTTTTGTGCGAAATTTTGGCTTTACTATTCAGGCAGGTCTTTGA